DNA sequence from the Oreochromis niloticus isolate F11D_XX unplaced genomic scaffold, O_niloticus_UMD_NMBU tig00007180_pilon, whole genome shotgun sequence genome:
atgggacttctgctcatgaacctgtgtgcacagcgtctgcaaatcggcgctgtacgaagtaacttcatctttacacaaaactgtaagctgttatctgtgaagcgtgagcggtgtttgtttttaccatagttcatggtggagaatggctgctcttctgagttttgctctctgtagctgtatgaatggcaaactacactgaatagcagcggcataggcacacataaaatttcttctgaaattttcgctttctagttattattattattaataaaaataataataataataataattttattattgttgcTGTTATTACATCATAAAATTATGACAGTTTTATTAGCCCTTATTAGATGCTTGACAGGTTGATAATTACTTTcagattaaatgtttaaactcacCAGTTTCCTGAATGGTGACTGGATCACTTTGTGCTATGAGTGAAGTTGTGTCTGTTCTCCATCCTCTGCATTGGTATTTTCCTCCTTTAGAGATCCTGATCACTTTATCTGATCCAACAGCTTCTGTGGACTTCACTGCAGATGAGGTTTCTCTGACCCACTCATATTTTAAGTCAGCAGAGTGTTTcacatcacaggtcagtgtcacactgccccctgctggtatggtTGTGCTGTCTGCTGTTACAGTGACCTTCACTCCATGTCctgtaattaaaaaatacaaagaaatgaaaaaaacaacaacaaaaaaacaaaaacaaaaaacaaacaaaaacaaagtatttcatgtaaatgaaGTGAAAAAATATCACAGCAAAACTGAAAGTTAGTGGAGCTTCATGTTGTGGAGCTTGAAATTTTAATTTGCTCCatcaaaacatcaaacatgAGAATATTTGATGAAACTAAAGAGGATGTAGAAATCTGGAGTGTGTCGTGATCCCGGGtctgactttgtgtttcttcttttaGGTTAAATTCTTTGCTTGTTCGTGTTTGTACATTTGTTTTTTGATCTTAATTTATTCTTGAGTATTTTATGGCTCCTTCTGATAGTTTAGTCTAagagttaattttttttccttcagtgttGTCAGTCTCACCCTCCTGTGCATTTTGCTCTCTATCTTTCATCACGTGACAGGATGAAGAAGtttgatattttcttttctgcacAGTTCAGATCAATAACTTTAAACAGCTGTGTTAGGTTCAATGATTTATCCTCTAATTAAGTATAAAACACAGACCTAAATTTTCAGTGACAATCAAAGGTCACAAACTCTGCATTAAGAGGTTCCACATATTTAGAAATGGAGAAACTTTGGAGAATTCAAGATGTTTTATTCCagattaaaataataaactcaccagtttCCTGAATGATGACTGAGTCACTTTCTTCTGGGCCTGAATTTGTCCCTTTTATACGTCCTCTGCAGCTGTAGATGCCGGCTTTAGAGGTCACAAGTTCTCTCTTTGATTCACCAGCTACTACGATCTTCTGATTAGAGTGTAAACTGGGTTCTCTGAACCAGCCATATTCAAAGTCAGCAGAGTTCTTcacatcacaggtcagtgtcacactgccccctgctggtatggttaatctgtctgctgtcagagTGGCCTTCACTCCAAGTTCTGTAATTTagaaaaaatcaaaagaataaAATTGTTGCTCTGGATATTTGAATAATGTGAATCATCTTTTGCAGCCACACAATTCAACACACTGAACATCTACAGAGTGACGTGTTAGAcaccttttaattaaaacaccaAATGAGGGATGAAGGTAACAAACTCTATGCTGAGCTCAGAGCAGCATTTGGTTACCATGTTTCATGTTGGTTTTTCCTTTAGTTAGTCATCTGTGTGGAGCTTTTGATAATTAGCATATTTACAGCTCCAAGAGgtaatccaaaaaaaaaaatcccactatATAATCCAGCATACATGCCAACAACATAACTCAGTGAGATAATCTGCACTACACACACTGTTGATATTTTCAGATCAgataaacatgaaaagaaaatccacaTGTATGAAGCCACAGCTCTTCAGTAAATATACAGTTTGTATCgtgggtgtgtgtttgagtgctcACACACTTAACATGgttatattaacattttaaccatatttcaatgaaatgtttggtttatgATCCAAAATATAACACAGAGGACGTCATTTAGAGcaacacaggaagaaaaaaacatttctcaccTTCAGTGTTTCCATGGATGACTGTACTGAGCactaaaataatgaatgaaacaTCATCAGACATTATACAACtgacaaaatcacaataaatatataaactgaggctttttaaatcttcagaTTGCACAGTTATTGCTCATCACCTAATTTATGTGTTTCTATTAGCTGTCAAACAGGctggaaacatgaaaacaaactagTCTGCTGTGTTAAAGCTGTCAGGTAAACAGGTTAAAGCAGTGATACACTGTAATTGTCACCAGTGAGAAACATTTTCCTTCATCGCTGCCATTCAAACAGTAAAGGTGTGTATTGTACTCACAGAATAACCCCAGCAAACAGAGCAAAGAGTGCCCCATCCTCACGTCCAGCCCTGCACGCTGATCTGCATCTAATCTCAAAGTGTTCGACTTTGCATTGATAATAAATGCAGGACAAAGAGAAGCTGACCAGAGTTTATATTCAGCTCCTCCTTCTATCACCTCTCTGTGCTTCCTTCCTTTTACACCAACCTCAAACAGCTCCTGTAGCTTTGACCACAGCAGTTGTGTGACGTGTTCACATTTCCTGTCCACTGCAAACATGCAGGCTTGCTTCTTGCTTCTTGTTACCTTCTGCTGTTTCAGGTCAGGTGACATATTTTATTAGGtcataattatgtatttatatatagggatgggtaccggtatccggtgccatcataaacggtagtaaccagaccgaaaagcagcgcacatttcggtgctattttccctgagatgtcatacactttggattctagccaatcattttacgtttccgaggatagtaggcggggccaggtacgtacgttcttttagagcagagctacagattaaaaatgcccaaggaaacccagtttactacacagaggagAGCCAGTCAGTCAGGATTGGGAAAACTGGTGAGTTTAACATGAAGTCAAATTCCTGATTAAGGAGTAAGATGAAGAACAAAAGGCATTAACATTTATGAccttcatgtgtttttattgtactttcttGAACAGTAACAGTCTCAAACAGGCCTGTTGTGACTCTGTATCCAAACTGGTCTGAGATATACAGAGGAGAGAcgatcactgtcagatgtgagatccatggaggagacactgagtgggattatgagtgggaaacaaacagcatgataaaagctccaaatcaaaatgaatacaggattagatctgcttcatcatccaacagtggaaactatcgctgtaagggcagaatgaaaagttcacagcataaaacaacagagtggagtgattcagtcacactgacagtttctgaCAGTAAGTAGAGTCATAGTTCATTTAAGCTGGAAATAGAAacagtttgtaaaaatgtgtttttattagtaCAAGTTGAGATATTTGACATGTTTAGATAGTGTCACTCTTAAATAGGGATGgtatggcaccggttctgacataaacggtagtaaccagaccgaaaagcagcgcacatttcggtgctttatttcggtgctttttttttttttttcctgagccaattctagccaatcattttacgtttccgaggatagtaggcggggccaggtacgtacgttcttttagagcagagctacagattaaaaatgcccaaggcaaagcggtcaaaagtctggctgtacttcacagcaaaagatgcaaactcagcagcctgcaacaagtgctttaagctgatactgtgatactgtcaaaggaggtaacacctcaaatctgatgaaacacctggcaacgcatagcgtttttttaaaagccgagaaatgcgcagtatttgatagcttgctgcgagacctcacaccgtgcacatctactgcaggtgtggtgcctgttatcggacccggagttagcaacatcccccaaaaacccgaagagtagagtcctggcccctagccctgtcagcgtagcagaaatgatgacggatgatgatggcagcagtgttgccaactcctcagtaaggaaaatcgctattggctgtcctaaaagtcgctagaagtcgctaaatgacgtcatcgcctaatttgcatgaTTGGTCACCTAATGTAAtgtaacctacgttgttggagagagaaataacatcgtggaagagacataagtgagtaaaaaacgtcctaaatgcaggtagaatttatttagaactacaaattaaatttcttttagtaattattgttttttaatgtcacaattccaaccctgctccttcacCCGGgtttggaccggcaaaagtgacccgaaattggcactctggtggagttactttgtgtgtgtgagtgtgt
Encoded proteins:
- the LOC109198073 gene encoding uncharacterized protein LOC109198073; the protein is MGHSLLCLLGLFLLSTVIHGNTEELGVKATLTADRLTIPAGGSVTLTCDVKNSADFEYGWFREPSLHSNQKIVVAGESKRELVTSKAGIYSCRGRIKGTNSGPEESDSVIIQETGHGVKVTVTADSTTIPAGGSVTLTCDVKHSADLKYEWVRETSSAVKSTEAVGSDKVIRISKGGKYQCRGWRTDTTSLIAQSDPVTIQETGEFKHLI